Proteins encoded in a region of the Anopheles aquasalis chromosome 2, idAnoAquaMG_Q_19, whole genome shotgun sequence genome:
- the LOC126575951 gene encoding uncharacterized protein LOC126575951 — protein MQLILFYRCKSGWVPRLLRCAILLSVFRKTVSYGLPFSTKPASIWSELLWNNGSSQDTLASSTNRIVPGEQCDRVCVAGEQPLTCHFHWKLENFASMGSSCWNCSRGVRSHCFHRQCVTTDGTERGVLTINRKLPGPMVHVCKHDTVVVDVKNHLEGAGSTIHWHGFHQHATPWMDGVPMVTQCPIAQGTTFRYRFEAEEAGTQFYHSHAGFQKANGHYGMIVVRNPTDLNRALYDHDLSEHRIIISDWTRDMVEKWVPGIQSDSMRIDSILINGRGRYFNATLGSRTEAPLTVYRVEYGQRYRFRLISSGSQYCPFQLQIQNHSMLVISTDGGTVEPEYSFDTLVSISGERYDFVLEANQPPGNYWVRVRAIGFCDPMRVEDFAILSYVMPETDVTPEEGLTVEQTLAFPPNERIPAFDEPYPIGTILNHQTAPCYTPNDTYVCAADLESYEMYRDEELIEAVPDRSFLLGFYVKRVNNSVLFSDRGSDHFATVRDDFNTIGATNMISYEPPSFPLLIQPELIVDENTQFCNVSHKPAHCTDDKLCFCTHRLKVKHNDIVEIVLIDTAPVVQAFYHPFHLHGHRFIVTDTGQFPSNVTSSGLFDYIRNLQTVRRPNAHNPPYKDTMSIPNRGFVKIRFRANNPGFWLVHCHFEWHLANGMALVLQIGEPGEMRKPPADFPRCGNYLPPINGV, from the exons CAAGCATCTGGTCGGAGCTGCTTTGGAATAACGGGTCGTCACAGGATACCCTGGCCTCCTCCACAAACCGAATCGTCCCCGGCGAGCAGTGTGATCGGGTGTGCGTAGCCGGTGAGCAACCCCTAACATGCCACTTTCACTGGAAGCTGGAGAACTTTGCCAGCATGGGCTC GTCCTGCTGGAACTGCAGTCGCGGTGTGCGGTCCCACTGCTTTCACCGACAATGCGTAACCACCGATGGTACGGAGCGCGGTGTACTGACCATCAACCGAAAGCTCCCCGGTCCGATGGTGCACGTTTGCAAGCACGATACGGTCGTGGTGGATGTGAAGAACCATCTCGAGGGTGCCGGTTCGACGATCCACTGGCACGGTTTCCATCAGCACGCGACCCCCTGGATGGACGGTGTCCCGATGGTCACGCAGTGTCCGATCGCGCAGGGTACCACCTTTCGTTATCGTTTCGAGGCGGAAGAAGCAGGGACCCAGTTCTATCACTCACATGCCG GCTTCCAGAAGGCGAACGGACACTACGGTATGATTGTGGTGCGGAATCCCACCGACCTGAACCGGGCGCTGTACGACCACGATCTGTCCGAGCACCGGATCATCATTTCGGACTGGACACGGGACATGGTGGAGAAGTGGGTCCCGGGCATCCAGTCCGACTCGATGCGCATCGACTCCATCCTGATCAATGGCCGCGGACGATATTTTAAT GCAACGCTCGGCTCACGAACCGAGGCACCACTGACGGTGTATCGCGTCGAGTACGGTCAACGGTACCGCTTCCGGTTGATCAGCAGTGGCAGCCAGTACTGTCCGTTTCAGCTACAG ATTCAGAATCACAGCATGCTGGTCATCTCGACGgacggtggaacggtggagCCAGAATATTCGTTCGACACCCTCGTCTCCATATCCGGCGAACGGTATGATTTCGTGCTGGAAGCGAACCAACCCCCGG GCAACTACTGGGTTCGAGTGCGTGCCATCGGTTTCTGCGATCCGATGCGTGTCGAGGACTTTGCCATCCTGTCGTACGTGATGCCGGAGACGGATGTCACCCCCGAGGAAGGTCTCACGGTGGAGCAAACGTTGGCCTTCCCTCCGAACGAACGGATACCGGCGTTCGATGAACCGTATCCGATCGGGACGATACTCAATCACCAAACCGCACCGTGCTATACGCCCAACGATACGTACGTATGTGCCGCCGACCTGGAATCGTACGAAATGTACCGGGATGAGGAGCTCATCGAGGCCGTACCGGATCGTAGCTTTCTGTTGGGATTCTACGTGAAGCGGGTCAACAACAGTGTACTGTTTTCCGATCGTGGGAGTGACCACTTTGCAA CTGTACGGGATGACTTCAACACGATAGGGGCAACGAATATGATCAGCTACGAGCCACCGTCCTTCCCGTTGCTCATCCAGCCGGAGTTGATAGTGGACGAGAATACGCAGTTCTGCAACGTTAGTCACAAGCCGGCCCACTGTACGGACGATAAGCTGTGCTTCTGCACCCACCGGCTAAAGGTGAAGCACAACGACATCGTGGAAATTGTGCTGATCGATACGGCACCAG TTGTGCAAGCGTTCTATCATCCTTTCCATCTGCATGGCCACCGGTTCATCGTGACGGATACGGGCCAGTTCCCGAGTAATGTTACCTCTTCCGGCTTGTTCGACTATATTCGAAATCTACAAACGGTTCGGCGACCGAACGCACACAACCCCCCGTACAAGGACACCATGTCGATACCGAACCGGGGATTTGTCAAGATTCGTTTCCGGGCCAACAATCCGG GATTCTGGCTCGTGCACTGCCACTTTGAGTGGCACCTTGCCAACGGGATGGCGCTCGTGTTGCAGATTGGTGAGCCGGGGGAGATGCGGAAACCGCCGGCCGATTTCCCCCGCTGTGGCAACTATCTACCACCGATAAATGGAGTTTGA